A genomic window from Microbacterium sp. ET2 includes:
- a CDS encoding response regulator transcription factor, whose product MRPIASHPLSDPFARTALVIDRDALHSEKLAGALRGQGFTVHVARDGLRGVERASKHRPDLMVVDLDLPGIDGFETIRRIRAFSDGYILVVSDDETESAAVEAFRAGADDYVMKPYGPHALRARIDALLRRSRVRLESSVLDDGAGWMQHGSLRLHAASRRVEVDGAECDLTRSEFDILLTLMSAKDQVFTKASLALMLRESNGLLGHHITPHDRHAVEVHIMNLRRKLADDPRAPLWIETVRGLGYRLAPAAARVPVMLHVAG is encoded by the coding sequence GACCGATCGCCTCACATCCCCTGTCCGATCCCTTCGCGCGCACCGCGCTCGTGATCGACCGCGATGCCCTCCACAGCGAGAAGCTCGCGGGGGCGCTCCGGGGCCAGGGCTTCACGGTGCACGTCGCCCGCGACGGGCTGCGGGGAGTCGAGCGGGCGAGCAAGCACCGGCCGGACCTGATGGTCGTCGACCTCGATCTCCCGGGCATCGATGGATTCGAGACGATTCGGCGCATCCGGGCGTTCTCGGACGGCTACATCCTCGTGGTGAGCGACGACGAGACCGAGTCGGCGGCGGTGGAGGCGTTTCGGGCCGGCGCTGACGACTATGTGATGAAGCCCTACGGTCCTCACGCACTCCGAGCCCGGATCGACGCGCTGCTGCGTCGGTCGCGGGTGCGCCTGGAGTCCTCGGTCCTCGACGACGGCGCCGGGTGGATGCAGCACGGGTCGCTCCGCCTGCATGCCGCGTCTCGACGCGTCGAGGTCGACGGCGCCGAATGCGACCTCACGCGTTCCGAGTTCGACATCCTCCTCACGCTCATGAGCGCGAAGGACCAGGTCTTCACGAAAGCCTCGCTGGCGCTCATGCTCCGCGAATCGAACGGGCTCCTCGGCCACCACATCACGCCCCACGACCGCCACGCCGTCGAAGTGCACATCATGAACCTGCGCCGAAAGCTCGCCGACGACCCCCGAGCGCCGCTGTGGATCGAGACCGTCCGAGGTCTCGGTTACCGCCTGGCCCCCGCTGCGGCGCGCGTGCCGGTGATGCTCCACGTGGCGGGGTGA
- a CDS encoding serine hydrolase domain-containing protein: protein MRLRSDRSRALRGALAAVVAGAVAIGLTACSPDQTVPIDVPAQVDGALPDDIVTQLQDAVTFTMAATGSSGAVVGVWAPWSGSWVSGVGTTAPGGAETSADSAFRAGQVTRAMTCDAVYLVAERGLIDLDAPITDYVSGFAGLADVTVEQLCDGTSGLGDYAPRLQSSFLTTPDRVWNPRELAGYGVGTTADVTPGAAFRDSDSGYLLAGLILERATGQTAAEVLQDEVFTPLALDATRLPGGAAAAPATEGAVLDGLWSPDIEGGVDCAEPLNITEASASFGWTDAGVVTTIDDLGRYAQGLAANALGIDTDQRYDAPLPPYDGAPSWQTTAGGVVQAGSMIGQYGSTPGYITATFADPQTGLTVAVSLNNSRANDGIGAFLAWQLAAVASKAPAASGQTAPEAGLPWTPEQQRDAIAQNAICPLP, encoded by the coding sequence ATGCGGCTGCGTTCGGATCGATCGCGCGCCCTTCGTGGCGCCCTCGCGGCGGTCGTCGCAGGTGCGGTCGCCATCGGGCTGACGGCCTGCTCTCCCGACCAGACGGTGCCGATCGACGTACCCGCGCAGGTCGACGGCGCCCTTCCCGACGACATCGTCACTCAGCTGCAGGACGCCGTGACCTTCACGATGGCCGCCACCGGGTCATCCGGCGCCGTCGTGGGCGTCTGGGCGCCCTGGAGCGGATCATGGGTGTCGGGGGTCGGGACGACCGCCCCCGGCGGCGCGGAGACGTCCGCCGACAGCGCCTTCCGCGCCGGACAGGTGACGCGGGCCATGACCTGCGACGCGGTCTACCTCGTCGCGGAGCGGGGACTGATCGACCTCGACGCGCCCATCACCGACTATGTCTCGGGTTTCGCCGGACTCGCCGACGTCACCGTCGAGCAGCTGTGCGACGGCACCTCGGGACTCGGCGACTACGCACCCCGTCTGCAGAGCAGTTTCCTCACCACACCCGACCGCGTCTGGAACCCGAGGGAGCTCGCCGGATACGGCGTCGGCACGACCGCCGACGTGACGCCCGGCGCTGCGTTCCGCGACTCCGACTCGGGATACCTGCTCGCCGGGCTCATCCTGGAACGCGCGACAGGCCAGACCGCGGCCGAGGTGCTGCAGGACGAGGTCTTCACCCCGCTCGCCCTCGACGCCACCCGGCTTCCGGGCGGAGCGGCAGCGGCGCCGGCGACCGAGGGTGCGGTGCTCGACGGACTCTGGTCACCCGACATCGAAGGCGGCGTCGACTGCGCCGAGCCGCTGAACATCACCGAGGCCTCGGCGAGCTTCGGCTGGACCGACGCCGGCGTGGTGACGACGATCGACGACCTCGGTCGCTACGCCCAGGGCCTGGCCGCCAACGCCCTCGGCATCGACACCGACCAGCGCTACGACGCACCGCTTCCGCCCTACGACGGCGCACCGTCGTGGCAGACCACCGCCGGCGGCGTCGTCCAGGCGGGGTCGATGATCGGCCAGTACGGCTCGACCCCCGGGTACATCACCGCCACCTTCGCCGACCCGCAGACCGGCCTGACCGTCGCCGTCTCGCTGAACAACTCGCGCGCCAACGACGGGATCGGAGCGTTCCTGGCCTGGCAGCTCGCGGCGGTCGCGTCGAAGGCGCCCGCCGCGTCGGGGCAGACAGCACCCGAGGCGGGTCTTCCCTGGACTCCCGAGCAGCAGCGCGACGCGATCGCCCAGAACGCGATCTGCCCCCTCCCGTGA
- the dcd gene encoding dCTP deaminase, translating to MLLSDRDIRSEIDAERIGLAPWDPAMVQPSSVDVRLDRYFRLFDNHKYPFIDPALDQPDLTHLIEVDPAEPFILHPGEFALGATFEQVSLPDDIAARLEGKSSLGRLGLLTHSTAGFIDPGFTGHVTLELSNVATLPIKLWPGMKIGQLCFFRLSSPTQTPYGSGPYGNRYQGQRGPTASRSHLNFHVTDVGATDAGARGA from the coding sequence GTGCTGCTGAGCGACCGCGACATCCGCTCCGAGATCGACGCCGAACGCATCGGTCTCGCGCCGTGGGATCCCGCGATGGTGCAGCCCTCGAGCGTCGATGTGCGCCTGGACCGCTACTTCCGGCTCTTCGACAACCACAAGTACCCGTTCATCGACCCGGCGCTGGACCAGCCCGACCTCACCCATCTCATCGAGGTCGACCCGGCCGAGCCGTTCATCCTGCACCCGGGCGAGTTCGCGCTCGGGGCGACGTTCGAGCAGGTGAGCCTCCCCGACGACATCGCCGCGCGCCTGGAGGGGAAGTCGTCGCTGGGGCGGCTGGGTCTTCTCACCCACTCCACCGCCGGCTTCATCGACCCGGGTTTCACCGGGCACGTCACGCTCGAGCTGTCGAACGTCGCGACCCTGCCGATCAAGCTGTGGCCGGGGATGAAGATCGGGCAGCTCTGCTTCTTCCGCCTCTCCTCGCCCACGCAGACGCCCTACGGTTCAGGGCCGTACGGCAATCGGTATCAGGGTCAGCGGGGTCCGACGGCGTCGCGCTCTCACCTGAACTTCCACGTCACCGACGTCGGCGCCACCGACGCCGGAGCCCGCGGCGCCTGA
- a CDS encoding MarR family winged helix-turn-helix transcriptional regulator: MSDPLSDPSPDPSDRFAAADQIAAALARLRPRRGGPPWTGRGDTEGAGPRHPWSERGPRGHRGPPAAGPEAAAMPPHFGGPARLRLLESLAAAAHPLSVGEIGEAIGVDQPRASRLVQQCVQLDLVRREADPDDARRTRVALTDAGRRLVRGFRGERREAIAQALETFTEDERTELARLLAKLADNLSG, from the coding sequence GTGAGCGATCCGCTGTCCGACCCGTCGCCGGATCCCTCGGACCGCTTCGCCGCGGCCGATCAGATCGCCGCAGCTCTGGCCCGGCTCCGACCCCGTCGCGGCGGGCCGCCCTGGACGGGGCGCGGCGACACCGAAGGCGCCGGCCCGCGGCATCCGTGGTCCGAGCGGGGACCGCGCGGTCACCGGGGCCCGCCGGCTGCCGGTCCCGAGGCCGCCGCCATGCCCCCGCACTTCGGCGGACCTGCGCGCCTGCGACTGCTCGAGTCTCTCGCCGCGGCCGCGCATCCGCTGAGCGTCGGCGAGATCGGCGAGGCGATCGGCGTCGACCAGCCCCGCGCTTCGCGTCTGGTGCAGCAGTGCGTGCAGCTCGACCTGGTGCGCCGCGAAGCCGACCCCGACGACGCCCGGCGCACCCGCGTCGCGCTGACCGACGCCGGGAGACGGCTCGTGCGAGGGTTCCGCGGCGAGCGACGCGAGGCCATCGCCCAGGCTCTGGAGACCTTCACCGAGGACGAGCGCACCGAGCTCGCGCGCCTGCTCGCAAAGCTCGCCGACAACCTCAGCGGCTGA
- a CDS encoding GntR family transcriptional regulator yields the protein MPIPPASPSLPRSLLRDDVYRRLRDAIVDGTFEPGEQLKDGDLAAWLGVSRTPVREALLRLGGSGLVVSQPGRSTTVSPIEESALRDARDVVAAMHELAVRETVGRLTPADIAGMRDANRRFTAAAERGDVSAALDADDELHAVPVEALGNAAVVTVLEQFGPIVRRAERLRFGSDAPAAAERHERFIVLCEKKDAAAAAAMAYETWHTLPVRARDAVE from the coding sequence GTGCCGATCCCTCCCGCCTCCCCGTCGCTTCCGCGCAGCCTGCTCCGCGATGACGTCTACCGTCGACTCCGCGACGCGATCGTCGACGGCACGTTCGAACCCGGGGAGCAGCTGAAGGACGGCGATCTCGCCGCATGGCTCGGCGTGAGCCGCACCCCGGTGCGCGAAGCGCTGCTGCGACTCGGCGGCAGCGGGCTGGTCGTGTCGCAGCCGGGTCGCTCGACCACGGTGAGCCCGATCGAGGAGTCCGCACTCCGCGACGCGCGCGACGTCGTCGCGGCCATGCACGAACTCGCCGTCCGCGAGACGGTCGGGCGGCTCACTCCGGCCGACATCGCAGGCATGCGCGACGCCAACCGGCGTTTCACCGCGGCCGCGGAGCGCGGTGACGTCTCGGCAGCCCTCGACGCCGACGACGAGCTGCACGCGGTCCCCGTCGAGGCCCTCGGCAATGCCGCCGTCGTGACGGTGCTCGAGCAGTTCGGTCCGATCGTCCGCCGCGCCGAGCGCCTGCGCTTCGGCAGTGACGCACCGGCGGCCGCGGAGCGCCACGAGCGCTTCATCGTGCTGTGCGAGAAGAAGGATGCCGCGGCCGCGGCCGCCATGGCCTACGAGACCTGGCACACGCTCCCGGTCCGTGCCCGGGACGCGGTCGAATGA
- a CDS encoding Fic family protein — protein MVTELATSDWPPHGAEVVPWRQERRGGSREDRVLTEVTTSMPPLIAELDYAIPADLTALSERALVVLGAMDGEATGQPAAMARFMIRSESVASSKIERISASTEDFARALAGQRSNSSALSMVAASTALATMVTSAGSRGTIDKADILAAHEALMRDDLAEGPYAGTLRDSQNWIGGSDNSPRNALFVPPPQGRVDELLDDLIVFANRDDLPTMAQVTIAHAQFESIHPFGDGNGRTGRALIGAILRRRGVTPQTVVPVASGLLARRGDYFDGLGSYRAGHVRPLLELMLRSAVAAAEEGRISVQRIKQFPQQWEAQLDVRRGSTAALLIPAFFDNPVMSVADIERVVGPVSQKLYNAIARLEDAGIVQEMTGRKRDRVWAAVDLMAELEDLDGRIAAAMETI, from the coding sequence ATGGTTACCGAGCTCGCAACAAGCGACTGGCCGCCGCACGGCGCGGAGGTGGTTCCCTGGCGTCAGGAGCGTCGCGGCGGCAGCCGGGAGGACCGGGTGCTCACCGAGGTCACGACCTCGATGCCACCGCTGATCGCGGAACTCGATTACGCCATCCCTGCTGATCTGACGGCGCTGAGCGAGCGCGCACTCGTCGTGCTGGGAGCGATGGACGGTGAGGCGACAGGGCAGCCTGCCGCGATGGCGCGTTTCATGATCCGGAGCGAGTCGGTCGCATCCTCGAAGATCGAGCGCATTTCGGCGAGCACGGAGGACTTCGCCCGTGCACTGGCCGGCCAGAGATCGAACTCTTCGGCACTCAGCATGGTCGCGGCCAGTACTGCGCTGGCGACGATGGTCACATCCGCCGGGTCGCGCGGCACGATCGACAAGGCCGACATCCTCGCCGCGCACGAAGCTCTGATGCGCGACGACCTTGCCGAGGGTCCGTACGCGGGGACGCTGCGCGACAGTCAGAACTGGATCGGTGGCAGCGACAACAGCCCGCGCAACGCGCTCTTCGTCCCGCCCCCGCAGGGTCGGGTGGACGAGCTGCTCGATGACCTCATCGTCTTCGCGAATCGGGATGACCTCCCGACGATGGCGCAGGTGACCATCGCGCACGCGCAGTTCGAATCGATCCACCCTTTCGGGGACGGCAACGGCCGTACCGGTCGCGCCCTCATCGGCGCGATTCTCCGACGTCGCGGTGTCACACCGCAGACCGTCGTGCCCGTCGCCAGCGGCCTGCTCGCCCGCCGCGGCGACTACTTCGACGGGCTCGGCAGCTATAGGGCTGGTCACGTTCGGCCGCTGCTCGAGCTGATGCTCCGCTCCGCTGTCGCCGCGGCCGAGGAGGGCCGAATCTCTGTGCAGCGGATCAAGCAGTTCCCGCAGCAGTGGGAAGCGCAACTCGACGTGCGTCGCGGCTCCACCGCAGCCCTGCTCATCCCGGCGTTCTTCGACAACCCGGTCATGAGTGTCGCCGATATCGAGCGGGTCGTCGGCCCGGTGTCGCAGAAGCTCTACAACGCGATCGCCAGACTGGAGGACGCGGGCATCGTCCAGGAAATGACCGGCCGAAAGCGGGACCGAGTCTGGGCGGCTGTCGATCTGATGGCAGAACTCGAGGATCTCGACGGGCGGATCGCCGCCGCGATGGAGACGATCTGA
- a CDS encoding Dabb family protein, protein MSIVHVVLIQWPSGVSPARVERARVLAREFPDRIGGLSIVEGPSVSGEGLERGNDYGMVVTFRDRNALEHYLPHPVHQEFVRVLEEQPPAQVTVFDITGASSAAETPGSTPPG, encoded by the coding sequence ATGTCGATCGTCCATGTCGTGCTCATCCAGTGGCCGAGTGGGGTCTCGCCGGCCAGGGTTGAGCGCGCCCGTGTCCTCGCGCGCGAGTTCCCCGATCGGATCGGCGGGCTGAGCATCGTCGAGGGGCCGAGTGTGAGCGGCGAGGGGCTGGAGCGGGGGAACGACTACGGGATGGTGGTGACGTTCCGCGACCGGAATGCCCTCGAGCACTACCTGCCGCATCCCGTGCACCAGGAGTTCGTGCGCGTCCTCGAGGAGCAGCCGCCGGCTCAGGTGACCGTCTTCGACATCACGGGCGCGTCTTCCGCGGCAGAGACGCCCGGGAGTACGCCTCCCGGGTGA
- a CDS encoding EamA family transporter, translating into MSTRAPSPAVLLVVAGLACQEVGASIAVLLFPQVGPLGMVLLRLAFSAVLLLAVARPALRGHSRAAWRAVILFGLVLALMNGLFYLALERLALGVTVTIEVLGPLVLSIVASKRASAWLWAVLAFAGVVALGGGGWDRLDPIGVLYALGAAASWAFYILASARVGREFPKLDGLAIAMAVGAVVMLPLGIWDAGPALLRWDLLALGAAVAVLSSTIPYALELIALRRLPAAAFAILMSLAPATAALAGFILLGQELAWLELVGIALVIAASIGAVRSSARAARETAEPLP; encoded by the coding sequence GTGAGCACGCGGGCGCCGAGCCCCGCCGTCCTCCTCGTGGTGGCGGGCCTGGCCTGCCAGGAGGTGGGTGCCTCGATCGCGGTGCTGCTGTTCCCGCAGGTCGGGCCGCTCGGCATGGTGCTGCTGCGATTGGCCTTCTCCGCCGTGCTGCTGCTGGCGGTCGCCCGCCCCGCGCTCCGCGGGCATTCGCGGGCGGCGTGGCGCGCCGTCATCCTGTTCGGTCTCGTCCTGGCCCTGATGAACGGACTGTTCTACCTCGCGCTCGAACGCCTCGCTCTCGGGGTGACGGTCACGATCGAGGTGCTCGGCCCCCTGGTCCTGTCGATCGTCGCCTCCAAGCGTGCCTCGGCGTGGCTGTGGGCGGTGCTGGCTTTCGCAGGTGTGGTCGCGCTCGGCGGCGGGGGGTGGGACCGCCTCGACCCCATCGGCGTGCTCTACGCGCTCGGCGCCGCAGCGAGCTGGGCGTTCTACATCCTCGCCTCAGCGCGCGTCGGGCGGGAGTTCCCGAAGCTCGACGGACTCGCCATCGCCATGGCCGTCGGTGCCGTCGTGATGCTGCCGCTCGGGATCTGGGATGCGGGGCCCGCGCTCCTCCGCTGGGATCTCCTGGCGCTCGGAGCGGCCGTGGCGGTGCTGTCGTCGACCATCCCCTACGCACTCGAGCTCATCGCCCTCCGCCGGCTGCCCGCGGCGGCTTTCGCGATCCTCATGAGCCTCGCTCCGGCCACCGCCGCCCTCGCTGGATTCATCCTGCTCGGCCAGGAGCTCGCCTGGCTCGAGCTCGTCGGCATCGCCCTCGTGATCGCGGCGAGCATCGGAGCCGTGCGTTCGTCGGCCCGCGCCGCGCGCGAGACCGCCGAGCCGTTGCCGTAG
- a CDS encoding ATP-dependent DNA helicase — MTTPALSAEQEALFRLIEDSRDHVFVTGRAGTGKSTLLQHLAWNTSKQIAVCAPTGVAALNVEGQTIHSLFRLPIGLIANTDLDQSDATRRILNAIDTLVIDEISMVNADLMDGIDRALRQARGRRAEPFGGVQIVMFGDPYQLAPVPPRGDEMRYIRDHYRSFWFFDAKVWTGEVAGDGLMELGGYGASLHVRELAEIHRQADPAFKAMLNAVRHGRVTADIAQVLNDTGARTPPHPDDGEHPIITLATRNDIVNNINRRHLTELVGREQTAVAEINGDFGRGEANYPADTELKLKVGAQVMFLRNDAQGYGDPPRWVNGTIGTVTRIAGGTVRVEVDGQEFDVEPAVWERFRYAYNAGSRTLTREVVAEFTQFPLRLAWAVTIHKSQGKTYDRAVIDLGSGAFAPGQTYVALSRLTSLDGLYLSRPLRPSDIRVDPDVARWMHEHVRRPAAS, encoded by the coding sequence GTGACCACGCCCGCGCTCTCCGCCGAGCAGGAGGCGCTGTTCCGGCTCATCGAGGACTCCCGCGACCACGTCTTCGTCACCGGCCGCGCCGGAACCGGCAAGTCCACGCTGCTGCAGCACCTGGCGTGGAACACCTCCAAGCAGATCGCGGTGTGCGCCCCGACCGGCGTCGCCGCGCTCAACGTCGAGGGTCAGACGATCCATTCGCTGTTCCGGCTGCCGATCGGGCTCATCGCGAACACCGACCTCGACCAGTCCGATGCGACGCGGCGCATCCTCAACGCCATCGACACCCTGGTCATCGACGAGATCTCCATGGTCAACGCCGACCTCATGGACGGCATCGATCGCGCCCTCCGTCAGGCGCGGGGCCGGCGCGCCGAGCCCTTCGGGGGCGTCCAGATCGTCATGTTCGGCGATCCCTACCAGCTCGCTCCCGTGCCGCCCCGCGGCGACGAGATGCGTTACATCCGCGACCACTACCGCTCGTTCTGGTTCTTCGACGCCAAGGTGTGGACCGGTGAGGTCGCCGGCGACGGGCTGATGGAGCTCGGAGGGTACGGCGCCTCGCTGCACGTGCGCGAGCTCGCCGAGATCCACCGGCAGGCCGACCCCGCGTTCAAGGCGATGCTGAACGCCGTCCGTCACGGTCGGGTCACCGCCGACATCGCGCAGGTGCTCAACGACACCGGTGCCCGCACGCCCCCGCACCCCGACGACGGCGAGCACCCCATCATCACGCTCGCCACCCGCAACGACATCGTCAACAACATCAATCGCCGCCACCTCACCGAGCTCGTCGGCCGCGAGCAGACCGCGGTCGCCGAGATCAACGGCGACTTCGGGCGTGGTGAGGCGAACTACCCCGCCGACACCGAGCTGAAGCTCAAGGTGGGGGCTCAGGTGATGTTCCTGCGCAACGACGCCCAGGGCTACGGCGATCCGCCCCGGTGGGTGAACGGCACGATCGGCACGGTCACCCGCATCGCCGGCGGCACCGTGCGCGTCGAGGTCGACGGGCAGGAGTTCGATGTGGAGCCCGCGGTGTGGGAGAGGTTCCGCTACGCCTACAACGCCGGATCACGCACGCTCACCCGGGAGGTGGTCGCCGAGTTCACGCAGTTCCCGCTGCGGCTGGCGTGGGCGGTGACGATCCACAAGTCGCAGGGCAAGACCTACGACCGCGCGGTGATCGACCTCGGTTCGGGCGCGTTCGCGCCCGGCCAGACCTACGTGGCGCTGTCGAGGCTCACCTCGCTCGACGGGCTCTACCTCTCGCGGCCCCTCCGACCCAGCGACATCCGCGTGGATCCGGATGTCGCGCGGTGGATGCACGAGCACGTCCGCCGCCCCGCGGCATCCTGA
- a CDS encoding MFS transporter, translating into MSSRDEARPMKPPAAADSAAVPVMGLDLREDRAAPRRQIYAWALWDWATQPFNTVILTFIFTALYLTTDAFLPADVAALPNDAPAKEAALADLAVGLGWGGTIAGLLILAIAPILGQQADARGRQKLWLGIGTGALILCMFGLWFVEPAPAYFWLGVALISAGTVFGEIAAVNSNAMLIGIANRKTIGRVSGLGWGFGYLGGIVALVLVIVFYSADWFGISEADGLPFRIIAVGCAIWAIVFSIPIFLAVPEPSVGRPERKVGFFAAYGLLIRDVIGLYKNPGTRQTFWFLLASAVFRDGLGGVFAFGAVIAAQVFGFEFLDLVIFGVAANLVAGVSTIIAGRFDDRFGPKSVIVFSLSGMVIAGLAVFFLVDAGTTVFWIGGLILCAFVGPAQAAARSFLSRVTPAGREGEIFGLYATTGRAASWMASAMWSVFIIIGGVTAFGILGIVLVLLVGLLLLLPVRAPR; encoded by the coding sequence ATGAGTTCGCGCGACGAGGCCCGTCCTATGAAACCCCCCGCAGCCGCTGACAGCGCCGCCGTCCCGGTGATGGGGCTGGACCTCCGGGAGGATCGCGCCGCGCCGCGGCGCCAGATCTATGCCTGGGCGCTGTGGGACTGGGCGACGCAGCCGTTCAACACGGTCATCCTCACCTTCATCTTCACCGCCCTGTACCTCACGACCGACGCCTTCCTGCCGGCCGACGTCGCAGCTCTCCCGAACGATGCGCCGGCGAAGGAGGCGGCCCTCGCCGACCTCGCCGTCGGGCTCGGCTGGGGTGGCACGATCGCGGGCCTGCTGATCCTCGCGATCGCGCCGATCCTCGGGCAGCAGGCCGACGCCCGCGGACGCCAGAAGCTCTGGCTCGGAATCGGTACGGGCGCGCTCATCCTCTGCATGTTCGGGCTGTGGTTCGTCGAACCCGCGCCGGCGTACTTCTGGCTGGGTGTCGCGCTCATCTCCGCCGGCACCGTGTTCGGCGAGATCGCGGCGGTCAACTCCAACGCGATGCTCATCGGCATCGCGAACCGGAAGACGATCGGCCGGGTGTCCGGGCTCGGGTGGGGCTTCGGCTACCTCGGCGGCATCGTCGCCCTGGTGCTGGTGATCGTGTTCTACAGCGCCGACTGGTTCGGCATCTCCGAAGCCGATGGCCTTCCGTTCCGGATCATCGCCGTCGGCTGTGCGATCTGGGCGATCGTCTTCTCGATCCCGATCTTCCTCGCCGTGCCGGAGCCCTCCGTGGGTCGCCCCGAGCGCAAGGTGGGATTCTTCGCCGCCTACGGCCTGCTGATCCGAGATGTCATCGGCCTCTACAAGAACCCGGGCACCCGCCAGACGTTCTGGTTCCTCCTGGCCAGCGCCGTCTTCCGCGACGGACTCGGCGGTGTGTTCGCCTTCGGGGCCGTCATCGCCGCGCAGGTGTTCGGCTTCGAGTTCCTGGACCTCGTGATCTTCGGCGTCGCCGCGAACCTCGTCGCCGGTGTGTCGACCATCATCGCCGGGCGCTTCGACGACCGTTTCGGCCCGAAGTCGGTGATCGTGTTCTCACTGAGCGGCATGGTGATCGCAGGGCTCGCCGTCTTCTTCCTCGTCGACGCCGGGACCACGGTGTTCTGGATCGGCGGTCTCATCCTCTGCGCGTTCGTGGGCCCCGCTCAGGCTGCCGCGCGATCGTTCCTCTCGCGCGTCACGCCGGCCGGCCGGGAGGGCGAGATCTTCGGCCTCTATGCCACGACGGGACGCGCCGCGAGCTGGATGGCGTCGGCGATGTGGTCGGTCTTCATCATCATCGGAGGCGTCACCGCGTTCGGCATCCTGGGGATCGTGCTCGTCCTGCTCGTCGGACTGCTGCTGCTGCTGCCCGTGCGCGCTCCGCGCTGA
- a CDS encoding DUF2470 domain-containing protein, giving the protein MTHRFDDTTVAAILRHMNDDHRDDNLLIVSAFGPSGPYRGARMTGLDGAGGDWTAETDAGDEVAVRVDWPGGAITERPEVRREIVALYDEACRRLGVAPRPH; this is encoded by the coding sequence GTGACCCATCGGTTCGACGACACCACCGTCGCGGCGATCCTCCGCCACATGAACGACGACCACCGTGACGACAATCTGCTGATCGTGAGCGCGTTCGGTCCGTCTGGCCCGTACCGGGGGGCGCGGATGACGGGGCTCGACGGCGCGGGAGGCGACTGGACGGCCGAGACCGACGCGGGCGACGAGGTCGCGGTGCGAGTGGACTGGCCCGGGGGAGCCATCACCGAACGCCCCGAGGTGCGGCGCGAGATCGTGGCGCTGTACGACGAGGCGTGCCGTCGCCTCGGCGTCGCGCCACGACCGCATTGA
- a CDS encoding heme oxygenase (biliverdin-producing) encodes MADLIPFSAMLRERSSSAHSSSERSGFMADLIEGAGTREDYVALVAQHWFIYEALETAAERMRRDPVASVFISDKLTRLPALEADLAFLLGADWRDRISPLPTTRAYVERIRQVGATWPGGFVAHHYTRYLGDLSGGLFIGRLMARRFGFETNGIGFYLFDEIADPRGFKDVYREQLDAAPWDADEQERVIDEVLRAYRYNTELFEDLAAAKAEAVA; translated from the coding sequence ATGGCCGACCTCATCCCGTTCTCGGCGATGCTGCGTGAGCGCTCCAGCAGCGCGCACTCCTCCAGCGAGCGCTCCGGATTCATGGCCGACCTCATCGAGGGTGCCGGAACCCGCGAGGACTACGTGGCATTGGTCGCCCAGCACTGGTTCATCTACGAGGCACTCGAGACGGCCGCCGAGCGGATGCGCCGCGACCCCGTGGCATCCGTCTTCATCTCCGACAAGCTGACCAGGCTCCCCGCCCTCGAAGCCGACCTCGCGTTCCTGCTGGGTGCCGACTGGCGAGACCGCATCAGCCCTCTCCCGACGACCCGCGCCTACGTGGAGCGCATCCGGCAGGTCGGGGCGACCTGGCCGGGCGGCTTCGTGGCACACCACTACACCCGCTACCTCGGCGACCTGTCGGGCGGACTCTTCATCGGGCGCCTCATGGCCCGGCGCTTCGGATTCGAGACCAACGGCATCGGCTTCTACCTCTTCGACGAGATCGCCGACCCCCGGGGCTTCAAGGACGTCTACCGCGAGCAGCTCGACGCCGCACCGTGGGACGCCGACGAGCAGGAACGCGTCATCGACGAGGTGCTGCGCGCGTACCGCTACAACACCGAGCTGTTCGAGGATCTCGCCGCCGCGAAGGCCGAAGCCGTCGCCTGA